The sequence below is a genomic window from Methanoculleus sp. 7T.
TCTACCGGCAGTTCGACCACATCATCACGATATCGGAGCCCTGCCACCGGGAGACCGAACAGCTCGTCCCCGAGGTGCCAAAGACCCTCATCCCAAACGGCATCGACCGGGCCTACTTCAAACGGGACAAGAAGAAGAGGAAGTCGTTTCGCGATGAGTACGACATCGACCCCGGCAGGAAAGTGGTGCTCTCCGTCGGCCAGCAGACCCCGCGGAAGGGCATCTACGACTTCTTCAAACTTGCAGACCAGCACCCCGATATGACCTGGGTCTGGGTGGGCGGGTTCCCGTACGGGACGCTCTCAAAGGATTACGCGAAGATCCAGATGCTCAAGGCCCACTCCCACGAAAACGTCATCTTCACCGGCGTCATCGACGACATCTCCCGGGCATACAGCGGGGCCGACGTCTTCTTCATGCCTTCGCATGCCGAGACGTTCGGCCTCGTGATCGTCGAGGCCCTCTCGGCGGGCCTGCCCGTTATCGCCCGGGATATCTTCGAGTTCCGGGAGATCTTCGGGGACTCGGTCCTCTTCTTCCGG
It includes:
- a CDS encoding glycosyltransferase family 4 protein; the encoded protein is MKVNIFVEDFRFLRYIGCATAARTLYNHLALLPDMEVARNSYRGDFDLTHYHTFGPWAMYHLKFTKGVKVLTAHSTPRINEGNVAFSKRINTIYPRVYRQFDHIITISEPCHRETEQLVPEVPKTLIPNGIDRAYFKRDKKKRKSFRDEYDIDPGRKVVLSVGQQTPRKGIYDFFKLADQHPDMTWVWVGGFPYGTLSKDYAKIQMLKAHSHENVIFTGVIDDISRAYSGADVFFMPSHAETFGLVIVEALSAGLPVIARDIFEFREIFGDSVLFFRELDEARDLVNDDATLRCCASRARKSTEKYDITLIAKRHQQLYQELIEE